Below is a window of Blastocatellia bacterium DNA.
CCCGCTGTCCGATCTCAGGCGAGAGCGTGTACATCGCTGCGCACTCCGGTCCACCTCGGCATCAGACCAAATAAAAAACCCACCGCCGGTCTCTCCGGGGTGGGTTTGCCCATCGGTTGCTCTTTCGTGCTTCGCCTAAAACCGTGGCCCTCCGCCCCCGGAGACCGCGCTCGAACACATACAACAACAGCAACAGCTCCGTAGAGCGAACGCCCGTGTATGCTCACTTCGATATGGCGAAGCACAGATCATTGTTCCCCACCTTTGCGCAAGGGGTTAAGTTTTTCATACGCCCGATCCCGTGTCAAGCGAACCACTTCCCGAATGCCGGCAGACATCAGCCCGCCCGGCGCATCCCGTCGCGGTGGCTTGCGGAGGGAGGGCCGATTATTCTCTTTCGGCAGAGGGCAGGGTATAATGGCCGCCTGCCCGAGGGAAGACAGGGGCACCCGGCTCTTCTGAGCCAAGCGCACAGAGGGGCAGGATCGAACAAGGAGGAATCCGTCGGTGAGGGCGATCACGGAGCAAATGAATCGGCAGAAGGCAGCCACGACTCCCCCGCGCATTGTTTCTCTCATTGCCAGCGCGACGGAAATTGTGTGCGCTCTCGGCTTTCGTGATCAGCTTGTGGGGCGCTCGCACGAATGCGATTATCCTCCCTCGGTCATCGAGCTTCCCGTCTGCACCGAGCCGAAGTTCCCCACCGCGGGATCGAGTCGAGAGATTGACGAGCGCGTCAAGACGATCCTCCGCGACGCGCTCTCGGTCTATCGCGTTCATGCCGACCGATTGCGGGAACTTCAACCGGATGTGATCGTCACTCAATCGCACTGTCAGGTGTGCGCCGTCAGTCTCGCTGATGTCGAACAGGCCCTTCACGACTGGCTCGGCGCGCGTCCCCGGCTGGTCTCGCTCGAACCCAATACGCTCGCCGATGTCTGGGAGAGCATTGCTCAGGTCGCTCGCGCGCTCGATGTGCCCGAACGGGGAACACAGCTCGTCGAACGACTGAAGGAGCGCATCGCGGCCATCGCCGAACAAGCTCAGGCGCTCTCCGATAAACCGACGGTCGCTTATATCGAGTGGATCGAGCCGCTGATGGCCGGAGGTAACTGGATGCCGGAGCTTATTGAACTGGCGGGCGGGATCAATCTCTTCGGCGTCGCCGGGAAGCACTCCCCCTGGATGTCGTGGGAGGAGTTGCGGGAGAAAGATCCCGACGTGCTGTTTGTGGCTCCGTGCGGCTTCGATATCGAACGGACGCGAGCGGAGATGACAGCGCTCACGCGTCGGGCGGAGTGGCCGCAATTGAAAGCTGTCAGATCGGGTCGCGTCTATCTGGCCGATGGGAATCAGTTCTTCAACCGCCCGGGCCCCCGCCTGGTCGAATCGCTGGAGATTCTCGCTGAGGTGTTGCATCCCCGGGTCTTTCGCTTCGGTCATCACGGGCGCGGCTGGCAGCGATTCGAATCATGACGACGGAAAGAGCCGCTCCCCTCAGTGAAGCCATGAACCATCGGAGCACGGACGCTATGAAACGGGTGAGACGCTCGGTCGCTTTTCGTCGCATCCTCGGTATCATTAGCCTGGCGCTGGTTCTTCTCTCCCCCACAGGAGCCCGACAGCAGAGGGAGCCGGATCCACAGGCCGTGCGCGCGCAGGTTCGCGCCTATCGCCAGCGTCACGATGCCGCCATTGTTCGCACGCTGGCCGAGTTTCTCTCCCTGCCGAACGTGGCCAGCGACCGGGGAAATATCGAGAGAAATGCCCGGTGGATCCTTCGGGAGTTCGAGCGGCGTGGGATTCGGGGCGAGCTGTTACGTGTGGGCGACAGTCCGCCGGTGGTCTACGGGGAACTGGTTGTGCCCGGTGCGCGGCGAACGGTCATCTTTTATGTCCACTACGACGGTCAGCCGGTGGATCCCTCGCAGTGGGCGACGGATCCCTGGACTCCGGTGCTGAGGGACAAGC
It encodes the following:
- a CDS encoding cobalamin-binding protein — encoded protein: MRAITEQMNRQKAATTPPRIVSLIASATEIVCALGFRDQLVGRSHECDYPPSVIELPVCTEPKFPTAGSSREIDERVKTILRDALSVYRVHADRLRELQPDVIVTQSHCQVCAVSLADVEQALHDWLGARPRLVSLEPNTLADVWESIAQVARALDVPERGTQLVERLKERIAAIAEQAQALSDKPTVAYIEWIEPLMAGGNWMPELIELAGGINLFGVAGKHSPWMSWEELREKDPDVLFVAPCGFDIERTRAEMTALTRRAEWPQLKAVRSGRVYLADGNQFFNRPGPRLVESLEILAEVLHPRVFRFGHHGRGWQRFES